GGCGACCACGCCCGCCGGAGTGGACAGGCCGAGCAGCGCGACGGCGATGCCGTCAAAGCCGACGTTGGTGGGCAGGCTCTGCTTCAGGCGGTACTCGTCGAGGGCAGCGCCCTGCACGTAGTGTGTGGCGCTCAGGCCGGCCAGCGCGCCGGCGATGGTCATGGCCAGCACGGTGTTGCGGGCGACGTTAATACCGCCATACTGTGCGGCCTTGGGCGAGAGGCCGACCGCGCGCAGCTCGTATCCCACGCTGGTGCGCCACAGCAGGATGCCGAAGACGACGGCGGCACCGATGGCGAAGAAGAAAGCGACGTTCAGGTGGCTTTCGGCGACACCCTGGGTGTTGACCGGAAAAGACAGCAGGCCCCAGGTGATCAGGGTCACCAGCACACCGGCCGTCAGCCCGATCCACATCCGCAGCCGCTCGCGGCGCAGCAGCAAGAACAGCACGGCAAAGACGGCCAAGCCCAGCAGCGGAGCCCAGCTCAGGCTGCCTCCGTCGCTGCCCAGACCGAACAGCTGAGGCAGCGACGGCAGCTGCGCACCGGGCTGCAGTTCATGACTGCGCGCCTCGTAGCCGGGAGCCTTAAAGGGCAGGCTCACTTCCCGCCCAAAGAACGGGAAGGTGCTCGAGCCGATCAGGAACACCAGCAGGCCGCTGGCGATGTAGTTGAGCATGATGGTGTTGATGACCTCGGACGAGCCGAAGCGGGCCTTGAGGAAGCCGGGAATGGCTCCCCACAGGCCGCCGCCGAGCGCGGCGGCCAGAATGGTGGCGGGCATCAGCAGAACCGGGGGCAGCGGCAGGTACACGCCGGCCAGCATCGCGAAAATGGCGCCCATGACCATCTGGCCCGGTGCCCCCACGTTGAACAGTCCGGCGCGGAAGGCAAAGGCCACCGACAGGCCGGTAAAGATCAGGGGCGTCGCCAGCATCAGGCTCTGAACGAAATCGCCC
The Deinobacterium chartae DNA segment above includes these coding regions:
- a CDS encoding ABC transporter permease subunit, producing the protein MTSPNRPQPTVFAGRLAALVAIVAALGLFVFPFATVYRSFDGPGTLLLFPGRLLDFSGFQPENIPNFGTTLGLGWAAFALLLLTAFAGLARQSWLWIAGLLTTLIALATIVTFEGTLGVPVRELVAQGTPLRRIPFATGAANLGMSLPIAAGLVGLIAGLAAYPGPALWLDRLRGALVPLASLLLTAAVGTIVLLIVEPVPSGLGAPLSAAQQWFGKVDLVWFVYTTLFSPLTNLGDFVQSLMLATPLIFTGLSVAFAFRAGLFNVGAPGQMVMGAIFAMLAGVYLPLPPVLLMPATILAAALGGGLWGAIPGFLKARFGSSEVINTIMLNYIASGLLVFLIGSSTFPFFGREVSLPFKAPGYEARSHELQPGAQLPSLPQLFGLGSDGGSLSWAPLLGLAVFAVLFLLLRRERLRMWIGLTAGVLVTLITWGLLSFPVNTQGVAESHLNVAFFFAIGAAVVFGILLWRTSVGYELRAVGLSPKAAQYGGINVARNTVLAMTIAGALAGLSATHYVQGAALDEYRLKQSLPTNVGFDGIAVALLGLSTPAGVVASGVFFGVLDTGGLYLDQRLTVVDRDIVTVLKALLVLFIAAKGFLSRRILNPVALAITPPAQTLPQRAKENV